In Eucalyptus grandis isolate ANBG69807.140 chromosome 4, ASM1654582v1, whole genome shotgun sequence, the following proteins share a genomic window:
- the LOC120292678 gene encoding histone-lysine N-methyltransferase, H3 lysine-9 specific SUVH4-like, with protein MPPPPPPPPQRPLATPLPPTPTPTPTSASASADALSTSAETSTDRSAADSAHISQRPRQVDVCRTAVHQMSGHQRRSRDASSGTADQVEKHDEQKSEVPEFCIDAGSAGNIARFINHSCEPNLFVQCVLSSHQDIKLARVVLFAADNIPPLQELTYDYGYALDSVFGPDGKVKRMPCYCGAADCTKRLF; from the exons atgccgcctccgcctccgcctccgccccaacgccctctcgcgactccgttgcccccgactccgacgccgacgcccacctccgcctccgcctcagccgacgccctttccacctccgccgaaACCTCGACCGATCGTTCGGCTGCGGACTCTGCTCATATCTCACAGCGTCCTCGTCAGGTCGATGTTTGCCGCACCGCCGTTCACCAGATGAGCGGTCACCAG AGGAGGTCACGAGATGCATCCTCTGGGACAGCTGATCAGGTGGAAAAGCATGATGAACAGAAATCTGAGGTCCCAGAGTTCTGCATTGATGCTGGTTCAGCTGGAAACATTGCCAGGTTTATCAATCATAGCTGCGAGCCCAATCTATTTGTCCAATGTGTATTAAGTTCCCACCAAGACATTAAGCTGGCTAGGGTGGTTCTATTTGCAGCTGATAACATACCACCATTGCag GAGCTTACGTATGACTATGGCTATGCGCTTGATAGTGTTTTTGGCCCTGATGGAAAGGTGAAAAGAATGCCATGCTACTGTGGTGCAGCTGATTGTACGAAGCGCTTGTTCTAA
- the LOC104441864 gene encoding uncharacterized protein LOC104441864 isoform X1 yields MPDSTILHDTSDLHVKRKRKIEEAHGLTRLMSSVHHPFTTYLIASLSLVLLSISPFLRSEMRIAVQIVMVTACLVQYPVLVHVQMGVFMTPEGKGWGLQALDELPKGAFVCEYIGEILTIKEMHERNLKKGDTAKRTYQVKVLNKLASTRASGVGSGSRVLTDLVEGLEEAAVAVELRLKINQSHPDLKGGSGYLGLEDGSF; encoded by the exons ATGCCTGACAGCACAATTTTGCATGACACTTCTGACCTGCATGTCAAGAGAAAACGCAAG ATTGAAGAAGCCCATGGGTTAACAAGATTGATGAGCAGTGTCCACCATCCTTTCACTACATACCTCATAGCCTCGCTTTCTCTAGTGCTTCTATCAATTTCTCCCTTTCTGAGATCGGAAATGAGAATTGCTGTTCAAATTGTTATGGTGACTGCCTGCCTTGTCCAGTACCCTGTGCTTGTGCATGTGCAAATGGGG GTGTTTATGACGCCTGAAGGAAAAGGGTGGGGTCTGCAAGCACTGGATGAACTGCCTAAAGGTGCATTTGTATGTGAGTACATAGGTGAAATATTAACCATCAAGGAAATGCATGAGCGAAATTTGAAGAAGGGTGACACTGCGAAACGTACTTATCAG GTCAAAGTTCTCAACAAACTTGCTTCAACTCGAGCTTCAGGAGTAGGTAGCGGCAGCAGAGTCTTGACAGATTTGGTAGAGGGTCTAGAAGAAGCAGCCGTTGCTGTAGAATTGAGGTTGAAGATCAACCAGAGTCATCCGGACTTAAAGGGAGG GTCCGGGTATCTGGGTTTGGAGGATGGTTCCTTCTGA
- the LOC104441864 gene encoding histone-lysine N-methyltransferase, H3 lysine-9 specific SUVH6 isoform X2, whose translation MQVFMTPEGKGWGLQALDELPKGAFVCEYIGEILTIKEMHERNLKKGDTAKRTYQVKVLNKLASTRASGVGSGSRVLTDLVEGLEEAAVAVELRLKINQSHPDLKGGSGYLGLEDGSF comes from the exons ATGCAG GTGTTTATGACGCCTGAAGGAAAAGGGTGGGGTCTGCAAGCACTGGATGAACTGCCTAAAGGTGCATTTGTATGTGAGTACATAGGTGAAATATTAACCATCAAGGAAATGCATGAGCGAAATTTGAAGAAGGGTGACACTGCGAAACGTACTTATCAG GTCAAAGTTCTCAACAAACTTGCTTCAACTCGAGCTTCAGGAGTAGGTAGCGGCAGCAGAGTCTTGACAGATTTGGTAGAGGGTCTAGAAGAAGCAGCCGTTGCTGTAGAATTGAGGTTGAAGATCAACCAGAGTCATCCGGACTTAAAGGGAGG GTCCGGGTATCTGGGTTTGGAGGATGGTTCCTTCTGA
- the LOC104443157 gene encoding uncharacterized protein LOC104443157 produces the protein MRAYDAYGGKIKKKEPTWNEEFTFNIKLPSTKNLQVAAWDANLVTPHKRMGNAGICLELLCDGDSHEMVVELEGMGGGGKIQLEVRYKSFDEIDEGKKWWKLPFVSEFLRQNGFESTLKSIVGSDSVLARQFVEYAFGQLKSFNETYPWKDKLLNSGKYVAEGESNIVVESSPDSTGFENANGEKMLVGESIQFDKHFWKNFADVINQKVVQKLGLPVPENVKWDGFDVLNKIGIQSRKVAEKAYVESGLATPSRQDIDDSAESGPLLRSAIQSSIPDIKKVTQDLLQQTDSVLGALMVLTAAVSRLNKEARSMEKNDNKMKSDDSVYSKSENLAVSSDVSSLDEKKSEEMKTLFSSAESAMEAWALLATSLGHPSFVKSEFEKICFLDNASTDTQGKKCTAYPVVKLDVVLAGATWLEPDPINRCFTDGNLVTGAAWPGHPEFIFQLMALLGIKSEERMRKEMERFDHEIRKEEERLMREQQREERLLREQRRESERQE, from the exons ATGAGAGCATATGATGCATATGGAGGAAAAATTAA GAAGAAAGAGCCAACATGGAATGAGGAATTCACTTTTAACATTAAGCTCCCTTCGACTAAAAACCTCCAG GTGGCAGCTTGGGATGCAAACTTGGTAACTCCACACAAGCGAATGGGCAATGCAGGAATCTGTTTGGAGCTTCTGTGTGATG GAGATTCACATGAAATGGTTGTGGAATTAGAAGGAATGGGTGGTGGAGGGAAGATACAGTTAGAG GTTAGATATAAaagttttgatgaaattgatgagggAAAGAAGTGGTGGAAGCTCCCATTTGTTTCAGAGTTCCTCAGGCAAAATGGGTTTGAGTCTACTTTGAAATCAATTGTTGGGTCTGATAGTGTGCTGGCTCGGCAGTTTGTTGAATATGCTTTTGGGCAGTTGAAATCCTTTAATGAGACATATCCTTGGAAGGATAAGCTTTTAAATAGTGGTAAATATGTAGCAGAAGGGGAATCG AACATTGTTGTTGAGTCTTCCCCTGATTCAACTGGATTTGAGAATGCTAATGGAGAAAAAATGCTAGTTGGTGAATCCATACAGTTTGACAAACATTTCTGGAAGAACTTTGCAGATGTTATCAATCAGAAGGTTGTACAGAAACTTGGTCTTCCTGTCCCTGAGAATGTAAAATGGGATGGTTTTGATGTACTAAATAAGATTGGCATACAATCCCGGAAAGTTGCAGAAAAAGCTTACGTTGAATCTGGGCTTGCAACGCCGAGTAGACAAGATATTGATGATTCCGCAGAGAGCGGGCCACTTCTAAGAAGTGCAATTCAGTCTTCAATTCCGGATATAAAAAAAGTGACACAAGATTTGTTGCAGCAAACTGATTCTGTTTTGGGGGCATTGATGGTTTTGACTGCGGCAGTTTCTCGGCTAAATAAGGAAGCGCGTTCTATGGAAAAGAatgataataaaatgaaaagtgatGATTCTGTGTATTCTAAGAGTGAGAATCTTGCAGTCTCATCAGACGTATCATCATTGGATGAAAAGAAGTCGGAGGAGATGAAAACTCTTTTCTCTAGTGCAGAAAGTGCTATGGAAGCCTGGGCGCTGCTTGCCACTTCTCTTGGTCATCCTAGTTTTGTTAAGTctgaatttgagaaaatttgcTTCCTAGATAACGCATCCACTGATACACAG GGGAAGAAATGTACAGCATATCCTGTTGTGAAGCTCGACGTGGTACTAGCCGGTGCCACATGGTTAGAACCTGATCCAATCAATCGCTGCTTCACCGATGGAAACTTGGTCACAGGAGCGGCTTGGCCTGGTCACCCAGAGTTCATTTTTCAGTTAATGGCACTACTGGGTATAAAG TCTGAGGAACGAATGAGGAAAGAGatggaaagatttgatcatgaaataaggaaggaagaagaaaggttgaTGCGTGAACagcagagagaggagagattgcTACGTGAGCAAAGGCGAGAATCAGAGCGACAGGAGTAG
- the LOC120292619 gene encoding flavonoid 3'-monooxygenase CYP75B137-like, with protein MSNGYAGRAWLCLWHAKEEDDAIPRAITTFLIIAIATLTFLVFSVFRKRNNSKAPLPPGPRGVPFLGYLPFLGSNLHWKFTELAETYGPIYKLQLGSKLYVVVNSPSLAKEIARDQDMTFANRDPNIAATISSYGGRNIAFASQGPYWRNLRKLFVRHLMSNASLDACYDLRRQEVRKVLRDLYRKSGVPVDIGELTILILINAMMAMLWGGTLKGEKREAAGAEFRKVVEELMVLLGSPNVSDFFPALAWLDLQGVERDMKRVNQWFDDFLQSVIDCATGGRTNELFKKEGESERNEQKRDFLQIFLDVEMDLEDNHSPMDKNRALKAILKDIMIGGTDTTSTMVEWVMAELLRNRNMMDKVIHELTEVVGDDKMVEEHHLPKLKYLNAVIKEAFRLHPALPLLVPRTPHASCVVGGYMIPKGSNVFLNVGYIHRDPTIWDRPLEFRPERYLEDPSKYDLSGNDFTYMPFGSGRRMCAGLPLAERMLTFSLASLLHSFEWELPQGVELELSDKFGIVVKKLNPLVAIPRPSLSTPELYMSR; from the exons ATGTCAAACGGATACGCTGGACGTGCCTGGCTGTGTTTGTGGCATGCTAAAGAAGAGGATGATGCAATTCCTAGAGCTATCACAACATTTCTTATCATAGCAATTGCAACACttacttttttggttttttccgtGTTCCGGAAGCGAAACAACTCGAAGGCTCCATTGCCCCCAGGGCCCCGAGGCGTGCCATTCCTCGGGTACCTCCCATTCCTAGGAAGCAATCTCCACTGGAAGTTCACCGAATTGGCTGAGACGTACGGCCCCATCTACAAACTCCAACTCGGAAGCAAGTTATATGTCGTGGTCAACTCCCCGTCACTGGCCAAAGAAATTGCTCGGGACCAGGACATGACTTTTGCCAATCGCGACCCGAACATCGCCGCCACCATCTCGTCATACGGCGGAAGGAATATTGCCTTCGCAAGCCAGGGGCCTTATTGGAGGAATCTCCGCAAACTGTTTGTACGGCATTTAATGAGCAATGCAAGCCTCGATGCCTGTTACGACTTGAGAAGACAGGAGGTCAGGAAAGTTCTGAGGGATCTGTATAGAAAATCCGGGGTGCCGGTAGATATCGGGGAGTTGACCATTCTGATCTTGATTAACGCGATGATGGCGATGCTGTGGGGAGGGACGCTTAAGGGAGAGAAGCGCGAAGCCGCGGGTGCCGAGTTTCGAAAGGTGGTGGAAGAACTCATGGTGCTCTTAGGTAGTCCGAATGTTTCGGACTTCTTCCCAGCGCTCGCTTGGCTTGACCTGCAAGGAGTGGAAAGGGACATGAAAAGGGTGAATCAGTGGTTTGATGATTTTCTTCAGTCTGTTATCGATTGCGCAACCGGAGGAAGAACAAATGAACTGTTCAAGAAGGAAGGAGAATCtgaaagaaatgaacaaaaaagggACTTTTTGCAGATTTTCCTGGACGTGGAGATGGATCTTGAAGATAACCATTCACCAATGGACAAGAATAGAGCTCTCAAAGCCATTCTTAAA GACATCATGATTGGCGGGACCGAtacaacttcaacaatggtcGAGTGGGTGATGGCAGAGTTGCTGCGGAACCGAAATATGATGGACAAAGTAATCCACGAGCTGACAGAAGTCGTGGGGGACGACAAGATGGTCGAAGAGCACCACTTGCCCAAATTAAAGTACCTCAATGCTGTCATCAAGGAAGCATTTCGCTTGCACCCAGCGCTACCCTTATTGGTGCCTCGGACCCCTCATGCTTCTTGTGTCGTGGGGGGTTACATGATACCCAAGGGCAGTAACGTATTCCTGAACGTGGGTTACATCCACAGGGACCCCACGATTTGGGACAGACCATTGGAGTTTAGACCCGAGAGATACTTGGAAGATCCCAGCAAGTATGACCTCTCGGGCAACGACTTCACATACATGCCTTTCGGTTCTGGTCGAAGGATGTGCGCAGGGCTTCCACTGGCAGAGAGGATGCTAACGTTTTCTTTGGCCTCTCTTTTGCATTCATTCGAGTGGGAATTACCGCAAGGGGTGGAGCTGGAACTATCGGACAAGTTCGGGATTGTGGTCAAGAAATTGAATCCCCTGGTGGCCATTCCCAGGCCGAGTTTGTCCACTCCAGAGCTCTACATGTCGAGATAG